One Candidatus Binatia bacterium genomic window carries:
- a CDS encoding cytochrome c oxidase subunit 3, whose product MSHASEFPIPLATRRSATGIPTGRLALWWVLASEIVIFGGLLASYIMFRLHHPHWADEASHTNVWAGGFNTFVLLTSSLFAVLGHQAAEHRDGQKAARFLRLTVLGGLVFLGVKALEWSGEIRHGFTIYRDLFWTFYYTATGLHGLHVLAGMVILWLVARDAARGRNLHRVELIGIYWHFVDAVWIFLFPLFYIAR is encoded by the coding sequence GTGAGTCACGCAAGCGAATTTCCCATTCCGCTGGCAACGCGCCGCAGCGCCACCGGCATCCCCACCGGCCGCTTGGCGTTGTGGTGGGTGCTGGCGTCGGAGATCGTCATCTTCGGCGGGCTGCTGGCAAGCTACATCATGTTCCGGTTGCACCACCCGCATTGGGCCGATGAGGCGAGCCACACGAATGTGTGGGCGGGTGGTTTCAATACGTTTGTTCTGCTCACCTCGAGCTTGTTTGCGGTCTTGGGGCACCAAGCGGCAGAACATCGTGACGGGCAGAAAGCCGCTCGCTTCTTGCGACTCACGGTCTTGGGAGGCCTGGTGTTTCTCGGCGTGAAGGCGCTGGAGTGGAGCGGGGAGATCCGCCACGGCTTCACGATTTACCGCGATTTGTTTTGGACCTTTTATTACACCGCCACGGGACTGCACGGACTCCATGTGTTGGCCGGCATGGTGATCTTGTGGCTGGTGGCGCGCGACGCCGCGCGCGGAAGGAATTTGCACCGCGTCGAACTCATCGGCATTTACTGGCACTTTGTCGACGCCGTATGGATCTTCTTGTTCCCGTTGTTTTACATCGCGAGGTGA
- a CDS encoding cytochrome C oxidase subunit IV family protein encodes MGAQAREYGSHPDYVKVYIALLVLFAISVVGPLLGHPWLTILTAFGVAAVKATMVAAYFMHLNIERRYIWYLLLTMLAFMGLLFAGVAPDVLASGGQNWQHVRQAQTPPAAHH; translated from the coding sequence ATGGGCGCACAGGCACGAGAGTACGGCAGCCATCCGGACTACGTGAAGGTGTACATCGCCTTGTTGGTGCTGTTCGCCATTAGCGTGGTGGGCCCACTGCTTGGCCATCCGTGGCTTACCATTCTCACGGCGTTCGGCGTCGCCGCGGTAAAGGCGACCATGGTGGCGGCGTACTTCATGCATCTGAATATCGAGCGGCGCTACATTTGGTATCTGCTCTTGACCATGTTGGCGTTCATGGGCTTGCTGTTTGCCGGAGTCGCACCGGACGTGCTGGCGAGCGGTGGGCAAAACTGGCAGCATGTGCGGCAAGCGCAAACACCGCCTGCTGCGCATCACTGA
- a CDS encoding cbb3-type cytochrome c oxidase subunit I, which yields MAEGHAQSFWSRYVFSTDHKVIGLQYLFTGMFMGLVGAFLAYVFRMQLAFPGEHVPLYGVVTPLQYNALVTNHGAIMIFWVAMPILIAGLGNYLIPLMIGCDDMVFPRLNRLSYQIFFLSAVLILVQLFVPGGGFGGAWTAYPPLSANALYNHTAWGAPLWLIAVALEFVAFLLGGINFITTVMNARAPGMGPMQIPIFVWMVVIASIVFMASVGPLVAGAIMLLFDQLLGTHFYDPKAGGDPILWQHLFWFFGHPEVYVVLLPALGIVAEVITVFSRKKLFAYKTILYTSFATGVISFFVWAHHQFVAGIDPRMAHLFTITTLIISIPIAEMTFAFIATLYGGSIEFRTPMLWALAFIAEFLIGGVTGIFLGSNATDIYLHDSYFVVAHFHYTFFPIAVIAGFAAITYWFPKMFGRHMNETLGKIHFWGTIIPFNFIFVPLFVLGAAGEHRRIYSYEHFSQLFTPGLQNLRVIATVALVTMLLFQFVFLYNFVRSLIAGEKAEENPWKANTLEWAAPSPPPHGNFAEMPTVYRGPYEYSVPGRSLDYWPQHVPQ from the coding sequence ATGGCTGAGGGGCACGCGCAAAGTTTCTGGAGTCGCTACGTTTTCTCCACCGATCATAAGGTGATCGGCCTTCAGTACCTGTTTACCGGCATGTTCATGGGGTTGGTCGGCGCCTTCCTCGCCTACGTGTTCCGGATGCAGCTCGCCTTCCCCGGCGAACATGTGCCTTTGTACGGCGTGGTTACGCCGCTGCAGTACAACGCCTTGGTCACCAATCACGGTGCCATCATGATCTTTTGGGTGGCCATGCCGATTTTGATTGCCGGCCTAGGGAACTACCTGATCCCGCTGATGATTGGTTGCGACGATATGGTGTTCCCCCGCTTGAACCGGCTTTCCTACCAGATCTTTTTCTTGAGCGCCGTGCTGATCTTGGTTCAGCTTTTCGTTCCTGGCGGTGGCTTTGGTGGGGCGTGGACCGCCTACCCGCCGCTCTCAGCCAACGCACTTTACAACCACACCGCTTGGGGGGCGCCCTTGTGGCTGATCGCCGTCGCTCTCGAGTTCGTCGCCTTTCTACTCGGCGGGATTAATTTCATCACCACCGTGATGAATGCCCGCGCGCCCGGCATGGGCCCGATGCAAATCCCGATCTTCGTGTGGATGGTGGTCATTGCCAGCATCGTGTTCATGGCGTCGGTGGGTCCGTTGGTTGCCGGAGCGATCATGCTCTTGTTCGATCAATTACTCGGCACCCACTTTTACGACCCTAAGGCTGGGGGCGACCCCATTTTGTGGCAGCATTTGTTCTGGTTTTTCGGCCATCCGGAAGTGTACGTCGTCTTGCTACCGGCGTTGGGAATCGTGGCCGAGGTGATCACGGTATTCTCCCGGAAAAAGCTCTTTGCCTACAAAACCATTCTGTACACCTCGTTTGCCACCGGCGTAATCAGCTTTTTCGTGTGGGCCCACCATCAGTTTGTCGCAGGCATCGATCCGCGCATGGCGCATTTGTTCACGATCACCACGCTGATTATTTCGATTCCAATTGCGGAGATGACCTTCGCCTTCATTGCCACGCTGTACGGCGGCTCGATCGAATTTCGCACGCCGATGCTGTGGGCTCTGGCGTTCATTGCCGAGTTTTTGATCGGCGGCGTCACCGGCATCTTTCTCGGCTCGAACGCGACCGACATTTATTTGCACGACTCCTATTTCGTCGTCGCCCACTTCCATTACACGTTTTTCCCAATTGCCGTGATCGCTGGCTTTGCCGCCATCACCTATTGGTTCCCGAAAATGTTCGGCCGGCACATGAACGAAACCTTGGGCAAAATTCACTTTTGGGGGACGATCATTCCGTTTAACTTCATCTTCGTTCCCCTCTTCGTCTTGGGCGCGGCTGGCGAGCATCGCCGCATTTACAGCTACGAGCACTTCTCCCAGTTGTTCACACCTGGCCTGCAGAATCTGCGCGTGATTGCCACTGTGGCCCTCGTTACCATGCTGCTCTTCCAGTTCGTCTTCTTGTACAACTTCGTTCGCAGCCTCATTGCCGGGGAGAAGGCGGAGGAAAATCCGTGGAAGGCCAACACCTTGGAGTGGGCTGCTCCCTCGCCACCGCCGCACGGGAACTTCGCGGAAATGCCCACGGTGTACCGTGGCCCTTACGAGTACAGCGTTCCCGGCCGGAGCTTGGATTACTGGCCGCAACACGTGCCGCAGTGA
- the mltG gene encoding endolytic transglycosylase MltG: MQRKALRLAVFSVFAALASGGWSWWDMHRQRSLPPEGLFLRVEPGDTLSGVATELAEGGFLATTWNLKLWGKALGSDRRLRPGDYLFQAPLSPRQLLAELEAGRLGRHELLVREGDTVAEVAAQFAARGFGGADVLRCALQNDALRARVGNPPTGLEGYLFPDTYYFAWSDEPEVIVAAMLDRFQERTRDLHPARQRLGLSVHEMVTLASIIEKETGVADERPLVSAVFHNRLRAGMKLQADPTAIYGQERQGPPDRADLEAEHAYNTYRHFGLPPGPICNPGRAALEAAVNPAPVDYLYFVARGDGTHAFARSLEEHNRNVARWRGNSAAAPPSRPRR; encoded by the coding sequence ATGCAACGAAAAGCTCTGCGGCTGGCGGTGTTCAGTGTCTTCGCTGCGCTAGCGTCCGGCGGGTGGTCCTGGTGGGACATGCACCGCCAGCGCTCACTTCCACCCGAGGGCCTCTTTCTGCGGGTCGAACCAGGCGACACGCTCAGCGGTGTAGCCACTGAACTTGCTGAGGGCGGGTTTCTCGCGACTACTTGGAACCTGAAGCTATGGGGCAAAGCGCTCGGGAGCGACCGCAGGTTGCGTCCTGGCGACTACCTGTTTCAGGCCCCGCTTTCGCCACGGCAACTGTTGGCGGAACTCGAAGCGGGTCGCCTCGGCCGCCACGAACTCTTGGTTCGCGAGGGCGACACGGTGGCCGAGGTTGCCGCACAATTCGCCGCCAGGGGCTTTGGCGGTGCGGACGTCCTGCGCTGCGCCCTGCAAAACGATGCGCTGCGCGCACGGGTCGGTAACCCGCCCACTGGCCTTGAGGGCTATCTCTTTCCCGACACCTATTACTTTGCCTGGAGCGATGAACCGGAGGTCATCGTCGCCGCCATGCTCGACCGTTTCCAGGAGCGTACCCGGGATTTGCATCCCGCCCGCCAGCGGCTGGGTTTGAGCGTGCACGAAATGGTTACGCTCGCGTCGATCATCGAAAAGGAAACGGGCGTGGCCGACGAGCGCCCCTTGGTGTCCGCCGTGTTTCACAACCGGCTGCGTGCGGGAATGAAATTGCAGGCGGATCCCACGGCGATCTATGGACAAGAAAGGCAAGGGCCACCGGACCGTGCGGATCTCGAGGCCGAGCACGCCTACAACACCTACCGGCACTTCGGACTCCCTCCCGGTCCGATTTGCAATCCGGGACGGGCCGCGCTGGAAGCAGCGGTGAACCCGGCACCAGTGGACTACCTCTACTTTGTCGCCCGAGGCGACGGCACGCACGCCTTTGCACGCTCCCTCGAGGAGCACAATCGCAACGTGGCACGCTGGCGGGGCAATAGCGCTGCCGCCCCACCATCACGGCCGCGCAGGTGA
- a CDS encoding cytochrome c oxidase subunit 3, giving the protein MATVAWSLPTRKGSLGVPNAVLGMLLFLATEVMFFAGLISAFLVVKARWLGSWPPPGQPRLPVEVTAVNTIVLMASGLVLWSAARAVSSGAALAAVRRRSLLAAALGVVFVSVQGMEWARLLAYGLTMRSGPYGSFFYLIVGTHAAHALAAIVALVWASSQLDSGRLTADGFRAVRLFWYFVVGVWPVLYVLVYLS; this is encoded by the coding sequence GTGGCGACGGTGGCATGGTCCCTTCCCACCCGCAAGGGAAGCTTGGGCGTTCCCAACGCAGTTTTGGGGATGCTTCTGTTTCTTGCCACCGAGGTAATGTTTTTTGCCGGATTGATTAGCGCCTTCCTCGTGGTGAAGGCGCGCTGGTTAGGATCGTGGCCACCACCCGGACAGCCGCGCTTGCCGGTGGAAGTTACAGCGGTGAATACCATTGTCTTGATGGCGAGCGGCTTGGTGCTGTGGAGCGCCGCCCGAGCAGTCTCTTCGGGTGCAGCGCTCGCCGCGGTGCGGCGGCGTAGCTTACTGGCCGCAGCCTTGGGTGTTGTGTTCGTGAGCGTGCAGGGAATGGAATGGGCACGCTTGTTGGCCTACGGGCTCACCATGCGGTCCGGGCCCTACGGCTCGTTCTTTTACCTGATCGTCGGCACCCACGCCGCTCACGCCTTGGCAGCGATCGTCGCGCTCGTGTGGGCATCGTCGCAGCTCGATTCTGGAAGACTGACTGCCGACGGGTTCCGTGCGGTACGGCTTTTCTGGTACTTTGTTGTCGGCGTGTGGCCGGTATTATATGTGCTCGTGTACCTCTCGTGA